The DNA region CTTGATGTATCTGGGAACCGAAATGACACCATTTCTTTCTGCGAACTCAAAGTCGGAAGCAGCTTCGAGGTCTGAGTAGTTGAAGAAGCTGCGGAAGACTTGGGTGATGTAGCTCACTGATTCTGCGGAGCAAAGGGGTCTTGTTGGGTCGAGGTCCAGAGTCCCCAGTCGCTTGCCAACATATTCTTGACGAAGGGATCGGAGAAATCCGGCCGCAAGGCCAGCGTGAGGTGTTTTGAAGTCCATAGCCCCACCTTGAGTTAGCCATAGGACGCCCTTGGATCTCGTGGAAAGCGTCTTGAGGCCCTCGAACTCTGTGCGATCGGCACTGGCGAGAATGGGGCTTTCTGAATCATCCACAAAGATACAAACTCTGTTGTCATCGGCAGTGACAGAGTCTAATGAATGTACGGTCGGCACCGTCCACGTAAGAAGACCAATAGAAACGCCGAGTTGGTCAAGCCAGGGGTTCGGTGTAGTTGGGTTGGCTGTGACGAAAGCAATGTCAAAATCGAACTTGGGCGGACCGGTGGCAGCCGTCGACATCATGACACTGAATGCGTAGAGATCGTCATCGTCACAGTCTCGGATCTCAGCGTCGATTCCGGAGAAACCTGTGCGGTTGAGGACGCGGTCCCACatggggatggtgagtgAAGGGCTGAACTTgcgctcttcctcttcgcctaCAAGCAACAGATATTAGCACATATTGGGCGAAAGAGACAGAATAGGGAACTTACTGAGCCACCAGCCTGGAAGAAATCCAAAGACGAATTGCAAATCAACTGGGTCCTTGGTTGTCTCCATCAGGAATAGTTTGCCGCCAGGCTTCAAGAGTCTTCTCACATTCGCCATGGTGTTGTTCATCGACTTTGTGGCATGAAGAACCTGGCATGCTATCACCACATCATAGCCCCCCTCTTCAAACCCTTGCTTCATTGGATCCTGCTCgatgtcgagcttcttgTACTTGACCACGTTGTTCCAGTCCTGGAATTTCTCTTTGGCAGCTTCGAAAAAACCAGAAGACACATCGGTGAAGTCGTATGAGCCGACATTGGGGTCGGTCCCTTCCTTGCTGTTTCCAAGTCCCTGCAGGATATGGCTTGTCGCCCCTCCAGTTCCCGCCCCGATCTCAATCATCTTGGCTCGCGGGTTCTTCTGTGCGTAGAGCTTGACCAGCTCTCCAAGTTTCGCATTGGTTCGTCCCCATTTAAGAGCATCCAGATAGTAGCGAGAGAGCAAGTCCTTTTCAAGCATCACTTCCAGAGCTGTGATCTTGCTGCGAAGGATTGGTACGATATGGGGGCCCAGCTTGCATACCATCTCGCCGTTGGTGCTGCCTGACCTGACTTTCTCAAACAATGCCAGCTTTTCTTTGAGCGGAGCCTTGATCCACCGGCTGCTGTCAGGGGCAAGTTGATTCGTGCGGGCTAGCTCAGCCTGATGCCCCATCCAAATGTAGAACTTCCTCTGGTGCCGTTCCAACCGTTTGATGTCAGCTGCCGTGAGCTCAGCCAGAGCGTCGTGAATGAAAAACAGACATGCTTGGCGTAGATCCATCAAGGTGTCTCTCTCTTGGTCCGAGATATGACTGCTGAGATTGTCCTTCAAGTATGCCTCCTTGAGAAGGCCAATGTCCGGAACCCATTGAGTTGTAGTAAACTTGTCTTGTTCCCACGACTCTGTCTGCTGAACCGGGGCGGTTCCGATGGATTGACAAACGAAACCGTCAATCGTGATAACAGGCGCGATCGACTCAATCATCTCATTTGCTGGGCTTTCAAAGACCGTGAGCCCCGTTGTCATGGATTGGTTGTCGATGTGGCTCAGGTTGGTGTAAGCCTTGAAGAAATGTCCAGCCTGGGCGTTGATATCATGGGAGACCCAAAGCTTGCTGATAGTCTTTGGCACTTTGGGCGTCTGTCGAACATTGCTGGAATCGGGGATGGCAGTGTAGGCAGCTTGGAAAACGGAGTCGAGCGTGGTGGGATGGACGACATGGtcgtgttggtggtgcttgggCATAGTTGCTTTGGAGTCGGCCACTGTGAAGGATGTCACAGATTGCTGACCCCGAGTTCGAATGCTCTTGATGTTTTGGAAGATGGGCCCGTGGCAGATGCCACCTGATCGCAGGCCAGCATACATGTCTTGTGGGCTGACCCGGGTTCTGTAGGCGGACTCGTTCATAGGATGGGCGAGCTTGAACCCATGACCCGGCAAAGCGTTTTGGCAAAAgcccatctcatccccagATGAGTGCTCGACCGAGATCAGACCTTTACAATGGTCCATCCAGATGTTATCTGAGCTGACAGACTGTACGTTGAACTCCGTCCATCCTTTAATGTCCAGGACCTTTTCGCTGCATGGCCGAAGTGACAGCTGAAGCTCGATGCCGTCAGCTGTCTCGGGCACAACCAGGGCGTTAAGGATGTCGATATCTCGCAGTTGGTAGCCTAGAACCCTGCCCTTGCGCCCTTGCCTCACTGCGTGTTGGGCCATGCCCTCGATGGCCATCGAGATATAACCGGCTGCTGGATAGATCACATTGGATTGGACAACGTGGTCCCTAACCCACGGAATGTCGCTCATGCGAACAATGTGTCTCCAGGAGGGCGCACTGAGATCTGTTCCGAGAACAAGAGACCCAAGAAGATCGTGAGGCGgttcttggcgatggcgaagGGCCTTATTGAATCGTGGCTCGATCCAATGGCGGGTTTGATGATTCCAGGGGTATCTGGGAAGATCGTGAAGCACCTTGATACCTTCTCGGCCATAGGGCAAATTGACAGGTGCAAGGTTGACTGGGTAGCCCTTTTGGATGAGACTGCTAACGAGTGTATGCATGGTCTCAACCGCATGCTTCTTTCTGACGAGGCAGCTCTCGTATGGAATGACAACGCCATTGAACTCGTGCATGCGTAATATCTCTTGGATGGGCCCGGAGAGAGCCGCATGTGGACCAACCTCGATCACCATGTCGACAGACAACTCGGCGCCGGGGGTGTCGAAGCACATGTTGCGGAATGCGTCGACAAACTGAACGCGTCCGGTCAGACTGCGTACCCAATGAGCAGGGCTTCCAATCTCGCGGGCATCCTCCATCCGTGTTCCAGTCGACGGCGACGAGAAGATAAAGTCGAGATGATCCTGCGGCGACCGAACCTTCTTGTCCATAGCGCTGTGATAGGCTTCTGCAACAGCCTCCATATGATGCGAGTGCCAGGCAGCGTCCACCTTGAGGCGTCTCACAAAGATATTCTCCTGCTGGAACACCCTTTCGAGCTGCTCGAGACCACAGACATCGCCGGAAAGAGTAATGGAGTTGGGACTGTTCTCACAGGCCACGACGACcttgccggtggtggcgcgAGAGAGAAATCGCCGACTATCCTCGACTCCAAGCCCCACTGCCATCATGCCCCCCTGACGGGCAATCTGACGATTGCTCTCCGAAGCGAGGCCTCCACGCGCAAAAGCGATGGCCATGGCCGACTGGAGATCGAGAGCACCGGCCGCATAAGCGGCAGCAATCTCTCCGCTCGAATGGCTTGTGACTGCTGTGGGGTTGACACCCCAAGCCCGGAGCAGGTTTGTGAGGGCGATCTGGACGGCAACGCACACGGGAGTACTGTAGTCCAGCTGATTGACCTTGGAGGTGTCGGCATCTCGGTTTAGCTCCTCTGTAGAAACACGCGTGTTAGAAACCTAGCATTTCGAGCACGAGCGGAGAAAACATACCAATCATGTTCCAAGTTGCCCCGAGTTTCTCTAGATGCTTGTTGCAGTCGAGCAACGCGGCCTTGAACACGGGGTAGACCTCAATCAACTCCCTGCCCATCGCCCACCACTGCGCGCCCTGGCCATTGTAAACAAATCCTACCCTGGGAGAAGCGATTGCTGCCTTGGCAGGCTTTGCCTTTGGGGAATCGAGAATCTTGATCAGGGCCTCGACCGTGTCAGCAGAAACCGACGTGACCCACGGGAACCGCGAGCGACGGTGGCCCAGAGTGTAGGCAAGGTTGTCGAGGAAACCATCTTCATCCgtgatcttggtgttgagcaAGTAGTCCTTGAGATTGGAGATCATGGCCTGGGTAGCTCTCTCATCTTTGCCACTCAAGACGAACACTCGGCGCCGGGGCAGGTACTCGAGAGCACTGCTGCTCCGTCGTGACCGGCTGATGGCATTGTCGAGATTGGCAGCCTGCTGAAGGCGTCGGGAACCAGTGAAGGAATCCAAGTCTTCCATGATAACATGAGCGTTGGATCCGCCATAGCCAAAATTGTTGATAGACGCACGCCTCACGTCCTCCTTTCCATCCCAGGGCTCGAGTTCAGTGGGGACCTGCAGGGGAGAGAAGGCGCTGATTAGCATTTCTTTCCGTGTCTCGGCCAATTGATGCCGGGAAGGCCCACGGCCAGATCACTCACCTTTAACTTCCAGTCGTCCAAACGCAGCTTCTCATTCGGCTTCTCATAGTTGACACTGGGCGGGATCTGACCCTTCTCGAGCGCCAGTGCGACCTTGATGATGGCCGCAACTCCGCTTGCCGTTTCTGTGTGGCCGATGTTGGTCTTGACTGATCCGATTCTCAATGGGTCATCGCTTGGTCGAGTGTCTTGGAAAACCGACGAGATGGCTTTGACCTCGATGGGATCGCCCGTTGGCGTGCCGGTTCCGTGGGCTTCAAAGTAGGTCGTCTGGGAAGGATCGAGGCCTGCCTTCTTGTAACAAGCGCGAATAAGCGCCTCCTGCGCCTCGCCGCTGGGTGTGGTGATAGTTTCCGTCTTGCCGTCCTGGTTCACGCCTGTCTCCCGGATGATGGCCCGGATCGGATCACCATCCCGCAAGGCATCGTCGAGCCtcttgaggatgatggtggctgACCCCTCCCCGCGGCCATATCCATTGGCGCGGCTGTCAAATGCATAGGACCTGCCATCCTTGGAGATCAGGGTCATCGAGGACATGGCCAGGAACATGTCCGGGTTGAACATGATGTTTGCACCGCCCACAATGGACATGTCCGATTCACCGGTCCGAAGACTCTGGCATCCTTGGTGCAGCGCAGTCAAGGTGGTCGAGCAGCCCGTGTCGACTGACATGCTCGGTCCTCGCAGATCGAAAAAGTGTGACAGGCGATTGGAGGCCATGGCCGCCCCTGTGCCCATCAGTAGAAACCTGGGCAGGGCGTCGGGATCTCTGATCAGACTCTCATGGTAGTCGCGAAAAAATGAGCCGGCAAAGACAGAAGTGTTGGAGCCGGCGACATCCTGAAGGGTGATTCCAGCTTAGACAACAAGTATGGGTTAGTAGAGAATGGGATGAGCATTGTGGGGCAAACCTACCGCTTTCCAGCGCCTCATATGTGGACTCCAGTTGCAGTCTGAACTGAGGATCTAGTGCCTGTTTCATCCCGTTAGTTTGCTCCTTAAAATGGCGAGCGACAGCCATGTCTGACTTACCGCTGCAGTCTCTGCCGACAAATTAAAGAAATTGGCGTCGAACAAGCCGACGTCTTCCTCGAGGAAGTGGCCTCCTACCACATTGGTCTATTTCAAAAGTGTGAGATTGTATCCCTCTTCTGAGAATATGAGTTTGAACTGACCCCATTGAGCTTCTCAAAATTTGGATGAAGGAACCCGTTAATGTTGAAGCGGTTTTTAGGAATCTCCGACCATGCGCTGCGGCCTTCGGAAACAAGTTTCCAGAGCTTCTCTGGACTGTCGACGTCGCCAGCGAACCGGCAGCTCATTccgacgatggcgatgggtgTGTTGGATTCCATCTTTGCTTAATACACAAAGTCTGGAAGGGGTGAAGGGTACCTTTAACCGTTCAGGTAGATGAGTCAAGATGAGGGGTGGGCTTCGGACTCAAGTGTTGTTGAAATACCTGATGAGAATAGGGTTGGGAAACAAGAAGACGGATTCAACGCGGTGCAAGGACGTCACACATGTCGACTCTATATAAAATCTCTTGACGACAAGCTCAAAACTTCTGCATTGCCATATTCTCCCTGAATCCACCGCCCTCGTGCAAGTTGATGGGCGAGATTGCCACGATTTCAGCCGTGATAGGGAGTTTACAGCATCCAGTTTCACGGAAGGGATGAGATACTCCGGGCAAGCAACAGTCAAAAACTCCGAACCACCTTTCTCTCACAGCCCATAATTCGAGAACCGCAGTCTCGGGCTAATACAAACCCAACAGCCCGATTCAAATCGAACTCTCGCTTCATTTTGGCAATATCACATATCATGATGGCTTTGGGAAGGATCATTCTTGTGGGCGATGAGATGTAAGCAGAAGGTGTGATGATTTGCCCCACTTTGACTGACTCAGCAGTAGAAAAGGGACTCGGGGAGTGAGACCTCGACCAATGCTTAGCAAATTTGTTACTCGCGGACGAGAAGATGCTCATCGTTGAACGGATTGGCATTGCAAAAGTGGGAATCTTGTGGCTTTCGACTTTCTGTGTGATGGTCAAACTCCAAACTCGGCGATTGTACCTTCCGGGTAGGCCGGCCGGCGACGCTCCGGATGGTTGTGCCCCGACCCGGCGAGAAACTCCGGGGGAGACCTACAATAAACTCCGAAAGTGGACGAAGTGGGAAGGGAGATCAGTCTACCCTGGGCGATCAGGAAAATGTATTTCTTGCTCAGTCAGCACTGTTGGATTTTGAGACAGTTGGGGGGTGCTCGGGAGCTGTTGGTGAGACGTGCAGTTTTGAGGGCTCCGATCCGGCAATGATATGTTGATTTGGTGAAACCCTGCTGCAGATCTGCCGGGCAACGTCAGAAAAATGGCGTTATCCCtcatctttctttttttttccggCTGCAAGTATTACCTTGTAAGACGGGTGGCCCCCTATCGTGCTGGAGAATACCTTAGGCTTGAGACCAGCACAATATCTCAAGGCCGGCAAGTAGGTGTGTACAATCGGAGAATATTACTCCGGGTCTACACTAACTCGTCAAGATGTTCCACACAGAGGGCTGCGGGCAAAGAGGCTCTCATATTGCCCGCGGCAGGGGCAGGTGCAAGATCCAGCAGGTGTCACTATCGCAGCTgaagttggggaggtgggaacTGTCTGTGACTGTATGTGATTGAAAGGCATCTGAGTAACATAAGGGACCGCCCCCGACCAATCGTGGATGCCGTCGGATACCGGGTCATGATCTGATGGTGGGAGAGGTAACACCCGGTGTAGTGGTCGGAGACCCGCTGACAAGACCAGCGTTTCTGCTGAACAGGAAATGATCAGTGAATCCTTTTCACGGTCAAGGAATGGTCTCTCTTCAGGTTCACAGACTTGCAGTGTGTATCTCGGTGCCATTCCCTATTTGCTCCTCTGCTGCAGGCAGAGCTGCCGTTGGTAAATCCTCAGTAACTGCTGACCGGACTGGCCTTCTCTCAATGGATATGAGAAACCCCCTGTCCCCCGTGCTCTACGACACCCTACTTCAGATACAAACCACGGCACTGTATTCTTCTTGATAAGCACCGATCCCCAGATCGTATCACGTCTCGGACCGACCAAGTCAGCTCAACAGAGGACGCCTTTACAACGGCTTTTCGCTTCTGGATGCCACTGACAAGCCCAAAAAAACCTAATAGCCCAAGATGGTGTCCTTCAGCCAGATGCAATCGTCTAATACACGCATCATAGAGGTGTTGCCTGCAGGTCTCGTAGCTGTGTTTGTCGGCGGGACGAGTGGCATAGGGGAGACAACCATGAAGCAGCTCGCCAAGAACACCGTCGAGCCTCGCATCTACTTCGTGGGCCGGTCTAGAGAGGCTGCCACTCGAATCGTGGCCGAACTTCACGACCTAAACCCAGCAGGGGAATACCACTTCATCCAGGCCGATGTATCGCTTCTGCACGCCGTGGACTGGGTCTGTCGTGAGATACAGGCCAGGGAGTCCGTCGTCAATCTTTTGTTTCTAACGCCAGGGGCCGTGTTGACGAGCCAGGGTAGCGGTAAGTCTTGACGCGGTATCTCGAGCTCGTTCTAGATGGCTTTTGGAGGCTGACTGCTTGGTCCCAGATACGATCGAGTCTTTGTACTACCCCACGGCAGTGACCTATTACTCCCGGATTAGGTTTATCGTAAACCTACTCCCACTTTTTCAGAAAGCCTCCCATCTCCGGAGAGTCGTCACTGTGTTTGGCGCCGGCAAGGAGAGCCTTCTAGATGGCGATGACTTCCCCCTGTTTCCAGGGAGGTACCACCAGGCCGGGCCCTTGCAAACGACAGACCACGGCAGCCTCAGCACAATGATGACACTGGCACTGGAATCTCTGGCCCTGGAAGCGCCCAACGTCAGCTTTGTCCATTCCTTTCCCGGCTTTGTCAAAGGTTCGTCTAGCAACAGCAGTCCCAAGACCGGCGGAGTCATCCGCGCTGTATTCAAAGTCGTCGGAGCGCTCCCTCTTTTCGAAGCTGGGGAGAGGCATCTATTCTTGGCCACAAGCGCACGATTTCCGGCAAGAGACGGGGTACATTCGAGGATACCGACAGCGGGCGTCGGGctcggaaaagggggttcGGTCGCTAAAGGGACTGACGCGAGGGACGGTAGCGGGGTCTATTCTGTTAATTTCGATGGGGAGTCAGTGGCGTTCAAGGTGCAGGATACACTTCAGCAGCTGAGAGACAGAGATATGGTCAGAAGAGTGTGGCAACATACGATCAAGGAGTTTACCAGGGTCACCGGGTCAGCATTCGTGTAGTTGCTCCCGTGGATTACCAATACCCACCACGCAAc from Podospora pseudocomata strain CBS 415.72m chromosome 3, whole genome shotgun sequence includes:
- a CDS encoding Type I Iterative PKS (SMCOG1022:Beta-ketoacyl synthase; COG:I; antiSMASH:Cluster_1; EggNog:ENOG503NWJ7); its protein translation is MESNTPIAIVGMSCRFAGDVDSPEKLWKLVSEGRSAWSEIPKNRFNINGFLHPNFEKLNGTNVVGGHFLEEDVGLFDANFFNLSAETAAALDPQFRLQLESTYEALESAGITLQDVAGSNTSVFAGSFFRDYHESLIRDPDALPRFLLMGTGAAMASNRLSHFFDLRGPSMSVDTGCSTTLTALHQGCQSLRTGESDMSIVGGANIMFNPDMFLAMSSMTLISKDGRSYAFDSRANGYGRGEGSATIILKRLDDALRDGDPIRAIIRETGVNQDGKTETITTPSGEAQEALIRACYKKAGLDPSQTTYFEAHGTGTPTGDPIEVKAISSVFQDTRPSDDPLRIGSVKTNIGHTETASGVAAIIKVALALEKGQIPPSVNYEKPNEKLRLDDWKLKVPTELEPWDGKEDVRRASINNFGYGGSNAHVIMEDLDSFTGSRRLQQAANLDNAISRSRRSSSALEYLPRRRVFVLSGKDERATQAMISNLKDYLLNTKITDEDGFLDNLAYTLGHRRSRFPWVTSVSADTVEALIKILDSPKAKPAKAAIASPRVGFVYNGQGAQWWAMGRELIEVYPVFKAALLDCNKHLEKLGATWNMIEELNRDADTSKVNQLDYSTPVCVAVQIALTNLLRAWGVNPTAVTSHSSGEIAAAYAAGALDLQSAMAIAFARGGLASESNRQIARQGGMMAVGLGVEDSRRFLSRATTGKVVVACENSPNSITLSGDVCGLEQLERVFQQENIFVRRLKVDAAWHSHHMEAVAEAYHSAMDKKVRSPQDHLDFIFSSPSTGTRMEDAREIGSPAHWVRSLTGRVQFVDAFRNMCFDTPGAELSVDMVIEVGPHAALSGPIQEILRMHEFNGVVIPYESCLVRKKHAVETMHTLVSSLIQKGYPVNLAPVNLPYGREGIKVLHDLPRYPWNHQTRHWIEPRFNKALRHRQEPPHDLLGSLVLGTDLSAPSWRHIVRMSDIPWVRDHVVQSNVIYPAAGYISMAIEGMAQHAVRQGRKGRVLGYQLRDIDILNALVVPETADGIELQLSLRPCSEKVLDIKGWTEFNVQSVSSDNIWMDHCKGLISVEHSSGDEMGFCQNALPGHGFKLAHPMNESAYRTRVSPQDMYAGLRSGGICHGPIFQNIKSIRTRGQQSVTSFTVADSKATMPKHHQHDHVVHPTTLDSVFQAAYTAIPDSSNVRQTPKVPKTISKLWVSHDINAQAGHFFKAYTNLSHIDNQSMTTGLTVFESPANEMIESIAPVITIDGFVCQSIGTAPVQQTESWEQDKFTTTQWVPDIGLLKEAYLKDNLSSHISDQERDTLMDLRQACLFFIHDALAELTAADIKRLERHQRKFYIWMGHQAELARTNQLAPDSSRWIKAPLKEKLALFEKVRSGSTNGEMVCKLGPHIVPILRSKITALEVMLEKDLLSRYYLDALKWGRTNAKLGELVKLYAQKNPRAKMIEIGAGTGGATSHILQGLGNSKEGTDPNVGSYDFTDVSSGFFEAAKEKFQDWNNVVKYKKLDIEQDPMKQGFEEGGYDVVIACQVLHATKSMNNTMANVRRLLKPGGKLFLMETTKDPVDLQFVFGFLPGWWLSEEEERKFSPSLTIPMWDRVLNRTGFSGIDAEIRDCDDDDLYAFSVMMSTAATGPPKFDFDIAFVTANPTTPNPWLDQLGVSIGLLTWTVPTVHSLDSVTADDNRVCIFVDDSESPILASADRTEFEGLKTLSTRSKGVLWLTQGGAMDFKTPHAGLAAGFLRSLRQEYVGKRLGTLDLDPTRPLCSAESVSYITQVFRSFFNYSDLEAASDFEFAERNGVISVPRYIKDVCRNNNVFRRPAEQSVHPLEPFIQQDRPLRLTIGTTGLLDTLAFDDDASALEELPEDFVEIEPRAFGVNFRDVMVVIGQLKSRVMGYDCSGVVTRVGSVAAANGYKPGDRVSVLLRGHYGSRTRIHWTSAVHIPRDMGFETAASLPTQFVAAYVSLYDNARLQRGETVLIHSATGGVGQAAVMLAQRVGAEVFVTVGSEEKRKFVMEHFGIHSDHIFSSRDVSFASGVKEMTGGKGVDVVLNSLAGTLLQASFNCLAPFGRFVEIGKKDFELNNSLGMEAFTRAVSFSSVDVIALGECKPMEANRIMKDIVRMVAEKEINTVYPISVLPLSDVGKAFRLMQAGKHIGKIVLAVDDETMVPVVPRKLNARLRTDASYLVVGGFGGIGRSVCHWLAEHGAQHIAVMSRSADSFGKADQLQTELISAVGHQVKVVGLGCDISNMKELNRALAKYARTGAPSIKGVIHGGMQLKDSVLDNMTLEDYNAALHPKLHGSWNLHQYFSGEGDLDFYIMLSSLVGVVGFASQSNYSAGGTFQDALAQHRVARGLPAVSIDLGIVKSVGYLAEEQESAKTIEALQRHGFMGLRESEILAAIDSAIATPLAGALMLGINTGPAGQTEDSPLRWDARFSQLRYQKTEQEGGQMSNKSGSGDLASKLASASTFDDAAEAVVSGITKKLVDIFMIPKDDIIPSKSLADFGVDSLVAVELRNMLSMKAGADLSIFDIMQSPSITALAGAVAARSSHVGTAILGG
- a CDS encoding hypothetical protein (EggNog:ENOG503Q4WU; COG:Q; antiSMASH:Cluster_1) produces the protein MVSFSQMQSSNTRIIEVLPAGLVAVFVGGTSGIGETTMKQLAKNTVEPRIYFVGRSREAATRIVAELHDLNPAGEYHFIQADVSLLHAVDWVCREIQARESVVNLLFLTPGAVLTSQGSDTIESLYYPTAVTYYSRIRFIVNLLPLFQKASHLRRVVTVFGAGKESLLDGDDFPLFPGRYHQAGPLQTTDHGSLSTMMTLALESLALEAPNVSFVHSFPGFVKGSSSNSSPKTGGVIRAVFKVVGALPLFEAGERHLFLATSARFPARDGVHSRIPTAGVGLGKGGSVAKGTDARDGSGVYSVNFDGESVAFKVQDTLQQLRDRDMVRRVWQHTIKEFTRVTGSAFV